A single region of the Streptococcus macedonicus ACA-DC 198 genome encodes:
- the lpdA gene encoding Dihydrolipoamide dehydrogenase of acetoin dehydrogenase, whose product MAVEIIMPKLGVDMQEGEIIEWKKAEGELVQEGDILLEIMSDKTNMEIEAEDSGMLLKIVHKAGDVVPVTEIIGYLGAEGEVIDEVVQVTPEQAAANLTAAGLEVPKAVTADVTSEQKTPLAADEYDMIVVGGGPAGYYAAIRGAQLGGKIAIVEKSEFGGTCLNVGCIPTKTYLKNAEILDGLKIAAGRGINLASTNYSIDMDKTVEFKNSVVKTLTGGVRGLLKANKVTIFDGLAQVNPDKTVTIGSQTIKGHSIILATGSKVSRINIPGIDSPLVLTSDDILDLREVPKSLAVMGGGVVGIELGLVWASYGVDVTVIEMADRIIPAMDKEISQELQKILTKKGMTIKTNVGVAGIVEKNSQLELTLTNGETIQADKALLSIGRVPQMQGLENLNLDMEGNRIKVNAYQETSISGIYAPGDVNGQKMLAHAAYRMGEVAAENALRGNHRKANLTYTPAAVYTHPEVAMVGITEEAAREQYGDILIGKSSFTGNGRAIASNEAQGFVKVIADSKYHEILGVHIIGPAAAELINEAATIMENELTVDDVAQAIHGHPTFSENMYEAFLDTIGEAIHNPPKN is encoded by the coding sequence ATGGCAGTAGAAATTATCATGCCCAAGCTTGGTGTTGACATGCAAGAGGGCGAAATTATTGAATGGAAAAAAGCGGAAGGGGAGCTTGTCCAAGAGGGCGATATTCTGCTTGAAATCATGTCTGATAAGACGAATATGGAAATTGAAGCCGAAGATTCTGGCATGCTTTTGAAAATTGTTCACAAGGCTGGTGATGTTGTTCCTGTGACAGAAATCATTGGCTACCTTGGTGCTGAAGGTGAAGTTATTGACGAAGTTGTGCAAGTAACACCAGAACAAGCAGCGGCAAACTTAACCGCAGCAGGCTTGGAAGTGCCAAAGGCGGTGACGGCTGATGTGACTTCTGAACAAAAAACTCCACTTGCAGCTGATGAGTATGACATGATTGTGGTTGGTGGTGGTCCTGCTGGCTATTATGCCGCCATTCGTGGTGCGCAACTCGGTGGCAAAATTGCTATCGTTGAAAAATCAGAATTTGGTGGCACGTGTCTAAATGTTGGCTGTATCCCAACTAAAACTTATCTCAAAAATGCCGAAATCCTTGATGGACTAAAAATTGCTGCTGGTCGCGGTATTAATCTGGCTTCAACTAATTATAGTATTGACATGGATAAAACCGTTGAGTTTAAAAATTCCGTTGTCAAAACATTAACAGGTGGCGTTCGTGGTCTCTTGAAAGCTAATAAAGTAACCATTTTTGACGGACTGGCTCAAGTCAATCCAGACAAGACGGTAACGATTGGGTCGCAAACGATTAAGGGACATAGTATCATTTTAGCAACTGGTTCAAAAGTATCACGCATTAATATTCCAGGTATTGATTCACCGCTTGTTTTGACTTCTGATGATATCCTCGATTTACGTGAAGTACCGAAATCACTAGCTGTCATGGGTGGCGGTGTTGTTGGGATTGAGCTTGGACTGGTTTGGGCATCTTACGGCGTTGATGTGACCGTTATTGAAATGGCAGACCGCATTATTCCAGCTATGGACAAGGAAATTTCGCAGGAATTGCAAAAAATTCTGACGAAAAAAGGTATGACCATTAAAACCAATGTCGGAGTAGCCGGAATTGTTGAAAAAAATAGCCAGCTTGAGTTGACGCTAACCAATGGTGAGACAATTCAAGCAGATAAAGCTCTTCTATCGATTGGACGTGTTCCCCAAATGCAAGGTCTTGAAAATCTCAATCTTGATATGGAAGGTAATCGCATCAAAGTCAATGCTTACCAAGAAACGTCAATATCTGGTATTTATGCTCCTGGTGATGTCAATGGTCAAAAAATGCTAGCGCACGCTGCTTATCGTATGGGAGAAGTGGCTGCTGAAAATGCTCTACGTGGCAACCATCGCAAAGCCAACCTCACCTACACACCAGCAGCGGTTTATACTCATCCAGAGGTTGCCATGGTTGGAATAACAGAAGAGGCTGCGCGTGAGCAATACGGCGATATTTTGATTGGAAAATCAAGCTTCACAGGCAATGGACGAGCTATTGCGTCTAACGAAGCTCAAGGATTTGTCAAAGTCATCGCTGACAGCAAGTATCATGAAATACTTGGTGTGCATATCATTGGCCCCGCAGCAGCAGAGCTCATCAATGAAGCGGCAACCATTATGGAAAATGAATTGACCGTTGATGACGTTGCCCAAGCGATTCATGGACACCCAACTTTTTCTGAAAATATGTATGAAGCTTTCCTTGATACTATTGGTGAAGCTATTCATAACCCACCGAAGAATTAA